One genomic window of Nasonia vitripennis strain AsymCx chromosome 1 unlocalized genomic scaffold, Nvit_psr_1.1 chr1_random0013, whole genome shotgun sequence includes the following:
- the LOC100114520 gene encoding uncharacterized protein LOC100114520 isoform X1: MRRQTTDRSKRSGFSGSSKCTTTLCIAFLFLTHLTFESAEALFRPGKEYVFEYEATSSSGVLVPSKAQSSWGFSGTLIVQVDEDAAWMQFESLKTKVSNGVEELDMKNEAIELGESTNDLLKPFKVRYKSGQITNFSVDANEAVWATNIKRSIAGILQLDLASLETQAAFHSMEMNHYGQCTIEYVVTVESDSRRVVRKSVDPRTCTGHSHRTWSNVPRMPCPSSDQNPILKSSERFYEISLIDGAMKLLSVNATGEIYVQPFQSLGEAHFLINNQKIRLISEKDQKVTIPSANFQTKHTQHELPGDDLTQGRGTPDKANVFKSISKLLDRLSQRLENPGLDTEINNLHNTTISVLLYYLSMLNRADLQAAFNNISGTSYKEETVRNMFLEALPQVGTTEAALFVLELIQSQTVSDITAIQLLTHLPFHVRKPDVQLLLGLQPLLNLHNKISSEVQHTGILTFGTLVYKTCLSFCPYEMLDDYVKLYLDKFTESKEYEKKMVWLEGLSNIQLGRVVEFLEPIASGNSAESRHLRVLAAWASLPTAPLRPDVIYPVYWPILVNRTEHLEMRVAALTLLIVSNPTPSRLISLYWYLKGEPSRHLYNYFYTTLKSIERTKFPCYTHMGGIAAQFARILHKPVPNEHIITGNYLFDYQDSRRNFGALINGIVIANSLTNIPEVAYITLHNHGSGLDLNHVALYIKAEGLLHAISTNVNDMSFSTRVEDILKQFKFKHQPNSPVHLEIIAYVQQKAVLCLHLNQTNLIKAFKYVSTLQDSTYHVYQSMEFHVNQQRIHVPLTMESIQVTDLGTNVRLAVTANSLFSMRGNFTHISNGRNNHVILRTSIHGTQVLENYNPFNDLWHAAERAQSIHGYLPVNITFGFQEKLFFSYNTPEDKLRAGLIAHVRTVTNIRGYKVQSKLDTLCSNCVDLYTVKRLPHKTSTSNNIFVFKAPELGGLFGVTVFDCEDRIPTEEFMIADVLSSHQSNCRIWPLLETVLLGLHFFDYLSYVPPVGSCGLEVYVEPISSLSSEIRFEYTKKDKYHMLALTRRHLNKVEILQQWNIAIAYDITSWISDTLRIKASKSSSPNEKVMKVCIEGERETPWDWDFLSTKPSEPSSIKLNIIWGPADSAKGKCSGSSLLMQLTGEVTDEQIADSKKDIWPYNECQAQSKDKTFVPYTEACYEASREMSTLRKYKISIAHENLPTELLKLGWKLRALYDLVGGNSSKKSPNTDEMAVVATFPKDSSSGELLFNGEKIKTEFSSSFINSMLVRSRLHKYMDSPFLRSFFSTCILTPSAIKSSNNISHTFEQDKEKLIIARCDDNKPRFILSAVNKGDFVELTLDDETDRIILDSNGEGGTVHNHTHPVPVVRNFEFSYIGSKWVRMDKKTVDLVFAEILLFVHWSKEQVLLFYPNYIQEFVCGYCTLQGPNTDGLYDKL, encoded by the exons ATGAGGCGTCAAA ctaCAGATCGTTCAAAGAGAAGTGGGTTCAGTGGTAGTTCAAAATGTACAACTACCTTGTGCATCGCGTTCCTTTTTCTTACCCATTTGACTTTCGAAAGTGCGGAGGCTTTATTCAGGCCCGGAAAAGAATACGTTTTTGAATACGAAGCAACATCAAGCTCTGGTGTACTGGTACCATCAAAAGCACAATCGTCATGGGGCTTTTCCGGAACATTGATAGTCCAGGTAGATGAGGACGCTGCGTGGATGCAG ttTGAATCCTTGAAAACGAAAGTTTCGAACGGCGTAGAAGAGCTCGATATGAAAAATGAAGCTATAGAATTAGGAGAATCTACAAATGACCTACTAAAGCCTTTCAAAGTTCGTTATAAATCGGGACAAATCACGAATTTTAGTGTAGACGCTAATGAGGCCGTATGGGCCACTAATATCAAACGAAGTATCGCAGGAATTTTGCAACTTGATTTGGCATCTTTGGAAACACAAGCGGCCTTTCACTCCATGGAA atGAATCATTATGGCCAGTGTACAATTGAATATGTTGTAACTGTTGAATCTGACAGTAGACGAGTGGTACGCAAGTCAGTAGATCCTCGAACATGCACAGGTCATTCCCATCGCACTTGGAGTAATGTACCCAGAATGCCTTGTCCCAGCAGTGATCAA AACCCAATATTAAAATCCAGCGAACGGTTTTATGAAATCTCACTTATTGATGGCGCAATGAAGCTCCTAAGTGTCAATGCTACAGGTGAAATTTATGTACAGCCATTCCAAAGCCTTGGAGAAgctcattttttaattaacaa tcaaaaaataagattGATATCAGAGAAAGATCAAAAAGTGACTATTCCATcagcaaattttcaaacaaagCACACGCAGCATGAGCTTCCTGGAGATGATTTGACTCAAGGTCGAGGAACTCCCGATAAAGcaaatgtttttaaatct atcAGCAAGCTTTTGGATCGTTTGAGCCAGAGATTAGAAAATCCTGGCTTGGACACTGAAATTAATAATCTACACAATACAACGATTTCTGTTTTGCTGTATTATCTTAGCATGCTAAACAGAGCCGATTTACAAGCTGCTTTTAACAACATATCTGGAACTAGTTACAAAGAAGAAACTGTGAG AAACATGTTTCTGGAAGCACTACCACAAGTAGGAACCACAGAAGCAGCCTTGTTTGTATTGGAACTTATTCAATCGCAAACGGTTTCAGATATAACTGCAATACAATTGTTAACACACCTTCCTTTCCACGTTCGTAAGCCTGATGTACAGTTACTCTTAGGACTCCAACCTTTGCTGAATCTTCACAACAAAATTTCTTCAGAAGTACAGCATACAGGAATACTTACTTTTGGAACTTTGGTTTACAAGACTTGCCTCTCATTCTGCCCATATGAGATGCTTGATGACTATGTTAAACTATATTTGGATAAATTTACAG AAAGCAAAGAATATGAGAAGAAAATGGTTTGGTTGGAAGGCTTGTCTAATATTCAACTTGGCAGAGTAGTTGAATTCCTTGAACCCATAGCCAGTGGAAACAGTGCGGAATCTCGACATCTTAGGGTTCTTGCTGCATGGGCTTCTTTACCAACAGCTCCACTACGACCTGATGTG atatatccCGTTTATTGGCCTATTTTAGTCAATCGTACAGAGCATTTAGAGATGCGAGTAGCTGCATTAACGCTTCTTATAGTTTCCAATCCAACACCAAGTCGTTTAATATCTCTGTATTGGTATCTTAAAGGAGAGCCAAGTCGCCATCTCTACAATTATTTCTACACAACTTTGAAATCAATAGAACGAACTAAATTTCCatgctatacacacat GGGTGGAATCGCTGCGCAATTTGCTCGAATTCTTCATAAGCCAGTACCTAATGAACATATCATCACTGGAAACTATCTATTTGACTACCAAGATTCAAGGAGAAATTTTGGTGCTCTTATTAATGGAATAGTCATTGCTAATTCTCTAACAAACATCCCAGAAGTCGCTTATATTACTTTGCATAACCATGGATCTGGGCTTGATTTAAATCATGTAGCT ttatatattAAAGCAGAAGGACTGTTACATGCGATTTCGACAAATGTAAACGATATGAGCTTTTCTACTCGAGTTGAAGACATTCTCAaacaatttaaattcaaaCATCAACCAAACAGCCCTGTGCATCTCGAAATCATTGCATATGTTCAACAAAAAGCTGTATTATGTTTGCATCTAAATCAAACAAATCTTATCAAAGCATTTAAGT aTGTGTCAACTTTACAAGACAGCACATATCATGTTTATCAAAGTATGGAGTTCCATGTCAATCAACAAAGAATTCATGTTCCTTTAACAATGGAATCCATTCAAGTAACAGACTTGGGTACCAATGTACGATTAGCAGTAACCGctaattctttattttcaatgaGAGGAAATTTCACTCACATATCAAATGGTCGTAACAATCATGTCATATTAag AACATCAATACATGGCACACAAGTTTTGGAAAACTATAATCCTTTCAATGACCTCTGGCACGCAGCAGAGAGAGCTCAATCAATTCATGGATATTTACCTGTTAACATAACATTTGGATTCcaagaaaaattattcttttcttATAATACACCAGAAGACAAGTTAAGAGCTGGATTAATTGCACACGTTAGAACAGTAACAAATATTAGAGGGTACAAAGTACAATCCAAATTAGACACCCTGTGTTCAAATTGTGTAGATTTGTATACTGTAAAACGTTTACCACATAAAACAAGCACA tCCAATAACATCTTTGTATTCAAAGCCCCAGAGCTCGGAGGATTATTTGGAGTAACAGTATTTGATTGTGAAGATAGGATTCCAACAGAGGAATTCATGATTGCTGATGTTTTATCCTCACATCAAAGTAACTGTCGCATTTGGCCTCTGTTGGAGACTGTATTACTAGGACTTCATTTCTTTGACTATTTGTCTTACGTTCCTCCAGTAGGCAGCTGTGGTTTGGAAGTATATGTTGAACCAATAAGTTCACTATCATCAGAG ATAAGATTTGAATACACGAAAAAAGATAAATATCACATGCTAGCTTTAACTAGAAGACATCTCAATAAAGTCGAAATTCTTCAACAATGGAATATTGCTATTGCATATGATATAACAAGTTGGATTTCAGATACACTAAGAATTAAAGCAAGTAAAAGTAGTTCTCCCAATGAGAAAGTGATGAAG GTTTGTAttgaaggagaaagagagacgccaTGGGATTGGGACTTTTTGAGCACAAAACCAAGCGAACCTTCTTCTATTAAGCTCAATATAATCTGGGGCCCAGCAGATTCAGCAAAAGGAAAATGCAGTGGATCTTCGTTACTTATGCAATTAACTGGTGAAGTGACTGACGAGCAAATAGCAGACAGCAAAAAAGACATTTGGCCTTACAATGAATGCCAAGCTCAATCAAAAGACAAGACATTTGTGCCATATACCGAAGCTTGTTATGAAGCTTCTAGAGAAATGTCAACATTAAGAAAGTATAAAATATCCATTGCACATGAAAAT CTTCCAACCGAACTTTTAAAATTAGGTTGGAAATTGCGAGCGCTTTACGATTTAGTTGGGGGTAACAGTAGCAAAAAATCTCCTAATACAGATGAAATGGCAGTGGTTGCAACATTTCCAAAGGATTCTAGTAGCGgtgaattattattcaatggagaaaaaattaaaactgaATTCAGCAGTAGTTTTATAAATAGTATGCTGGTAAGAAGTAGACTTCACAAATACATGGATAGTCCATTTTTAAGATCTTTCTTCA GTACATGTATATTAACACCCAGTGCTATTAAATCATCAAATAACATTTCTCATACCTTTGAGCAagacaaagaaaaattgattatcgCTAGATGTGATGACAATAAGCCGAGATTTATATTATCTGCAGTTAATAAGGGTGATTTTGTTGAATTGACACTTGACGACGAGactgatagaataattttaGATTCTAATGGAGAAGGTGGTACTGTTCACAATCACACACATCCAGTTCCTGTAGTAAGAAACTTCGAATTTTCATACATTGGATCAAAATG GGTCAGGATGGATAAGAAAACTGTTGATCTAGTATTTGCGGAAATTTTGCTTTTTGTTCATTGGTCAAAAGAACAAGTGCTTCTATTTTATCCAAATTATATTCAAGAGTTTGTGTGTGGATATTGCACATTACAAGGTCCAAATACTGATGGACTTTATGACAAGCTTTAG
- the LOC100114520 gene encoding uncharacterized protein LOC100114520 isoform X2, protein MIFFALGKKIHKYAAADAQWINLGECDFFVLGELWRPRTARNQSTPRVQSQKIRLISEKDQKVTIPSANFQTKHTQHELPGDDLTQGRGTPDKANVFKSISKLLDRLSQRLENPGLDTEINNLHNTTISVLLYYLSMLNRADLQAAFNNISGTSYKEETVRNMFLEALPQVGTTEAALFVLELIQSQTVSDITAIQLLTHLPFHVRKPDVQLLLGLQPLLNLHNKISSEVQHTGILTFGTLVYKTCLSFCPYEMLDDYVKLYLDKFTESKEYEKKMVWLEGLSNIQLGRVVEFLEPIASGNSAESRHLRVLAAWASLPTAPLRPDVIYPVYWPILVNRTEHLEMRVAALTLLIVSNPTPSRLISLYWYLKGEPSRHLYNYFYTTLKSIERTKFPCYTHMGGIAAQFARILHKPVPNEHIITGNYLFDYQDSRRNFGALINGIVIANSLTNIPEVAYITLHNHGSGLDLNHVALYIKAEGLLHAISTNVNDMSFSTRVEDILKQFKFKHQPNSPVHLEIIAYVQQKAVLCLHLNQTNLIKAFKYVSTLQDSTYHVYQSMEFHVNQQRIHVPLTMESIQVTDLGTNVRLAVTANSLFSMRGNFTHISNGRNNHVILRTSIHGTQVLENYNPFNDLWHAAERAQSIHGYLPVNITFGFQEKLFFSYNTPEDKLRAGLIAHVRTVTNIRGYKVQSKLDTLCSNCVDLYTVKRLPHKTSTSNNIFVFKAPELGGLFGVTVFDCEDRIPTEEFMIADVLSSHQSNCRIWPLLETVLLGLHFFDYLSYVPPVGSCGLEVYVEPISSLSSEIRFEYTKKDKYHMLALTRRHLNKVEILQQWNIAIAYDITSWISDTLRIKASKSSSPNEKVMKVCIEGERETPWDWDFLSTKPSEPSSIKLNIIWGPADSAKGKCSGSSLLMQLTGEVTDEQIADSKKDIWPYNECQAQSKDKTFVPYTEACYEASREMSTLRKYKISIAHENLPTELLKLGWKLRALYDLVGGNSSKKSPNTDEMAVVATFPKDSSSGELLFNGEKIKTEFSSSFINSMLVRSRLHKYMDSPFLRSFFSTCILTPSAIKSSNNISHTFEQDKEKLIIARCDDNKPRFILSAVNKGDFVELTLDDETDRIILDSNGEGGTVHNHTHPVPVVRNFEFSYIGSKWVRMDKKTVDLVFAEILLFVHWSKEQVLLFYPNYIQEFVCGYCTLQGPNTDGLYDKL, encoded by the exons atgattttttttgctctaggcaaaaaaatacataagtATGCGGCCGCGGATGCACAATGGATCAATCTCGGCGAGTGCGACTTTTTCGTCCTCGGCGAACTTTGGCGACCCCGCACCGCTCGGAACCAAAGTACTCCTCGGGTCCAAAG tcaaaaaataagattGATATCAGAGAAAGATCAAAAAGTGACTATTCCATcagcaaattttcaaacaaagCACACGCAGCATGAGCTTCCTGGAGATGATTTGACTCAAGGTCGAGGAACTCCCGATAAAGcaaatgtttttaaatct atcAGCAAGCTTTTGGATCGTTTGAGCCAGAGATTAGAAAATCCTGGCTTGGACACTGAAATTAATAATCTACACAATACAACGATTTCTGTTTTGCTGTATTATCTTAGCATGCTAAACAGAGCCGATTTACAAGCTGCTTTTAACAACATATCTGGAACTAGTTACAAAGAAGAAACTGTGAG AAACATGTTTCTGGAAGCACTACCACAAGTAGGAACCACAGAAGCAGCCTTGTTTGTATTGGAACTTATTCAATCGCAAACGGTTTCAGATATAACTGCAATACAATTGTTAACACACCTTCCTTTCCACGTTCGTAAGCCTGATGTACAGTTACTCTTAGGACTCCAACCTTTGCTGAATCTTCACAACAAAATTTCTTCAGAAGTACAGCATACAGGAATACTTACTTTTGGAACTTTGGTTTACAAGACTTGCCTCTCATTCTGCCCATATGAGATGCTTGATGACTATGTTAAACTATATTTGGATAAATTTACAG AAAGCAAAGAATATGAGAAGAAAATGGTTTGGTTGGAAGGCTTGTCTAATATTCAACTTGGCAGAGTAGTTGAATTCCTTGAACCCATAGCCAGTGGAAACAGTGCGGAATCTCGACATCTTAGGGTTCTTGCTGCATGGGCTTCTTTACCAACAGCTCCACTACGACCTGATGTG atatatccCGTTTATTGGCCTATTTTAGTCAATCGTACAGAGCATTTAGAGATGCGAGTAGCTGCATTAACGCTTCTTATAGTTTCCAATCCAACACCAAGTCGTTTAATATCTCTGTATTGGTATCTTAAAGGAGAGCCAAGTCGCCATCTCTACAATTATTTCTACACAACTTTGAAATCAATAGAACGAACTAAATTTCCatgctatacacacat GGGTGGAATCGCTGCGCAATTTGCTCGAATTCTTCATAAGCCAGTACCTAATGAACATATCATCACTGGAAACTATCTATTTGACTACCAAGATTCAAGGAGAAATTTTGGTGCTCTTATTAATGGAATAGTCATTGCTAATTCTCTAACAAACATCCCAGAAGTCGCTTATATTACTTTGCATAACCATGGATCTGGGCTTGATTTAAATCATGTAGCT ttatatattAAAGCAGAAGGACTGTTACATGCGATTTCGACAAATGTAAACGATATGAGCTTTTCTACTCGAGTTGAAGACATTCTCAaacaatttaaattcaaaCATCAACCAAACAGCCCTGTGCATCTCGAAATCATTGCATATGTTCAACAAAAAGCTGTATTATGTTTGCATCTAAATCAAACAAATCTTATCAAAGCATTTAAGT aTGTGTCAACTTTACAAGACAGCACATATCATGTTTATCAAAGTATGGAGTTCCATGTCAATCAACAAAGAATTCATGTTCCTTTAACAATGGAATCCATTCAAGTAACAGACTTGGGTACCAATGTACGATTAGCAGTAACCGctaattctttattttcaatgaGAGGAAATTTCACTCACATATCAAATGGTCGTAACAATCATGTCATATTAag AACATCAATACATGGCACACAAGTTTTGGAAAACTATAATCCTTTCAATGACCTCTGGCACGCAGCAGAGAGAGCTCAATCAATTCATGGATATTTACCTGTTAACATAACATTTGGATTCcaagaaaaattattcttttcttATAATACACCAGAAGACAAGTTAAGAGCTGGATTAATTGCACACGTTAGAACAGTAACAAATATTAGAGGGTACAAAGTACAATCCAAATTAGACACCCTGTGTTCAAATTGTGTAGATTTGTATACTGTAAAACGTTTACCACATAAAACAAGCACA tCCAATAACATCTTTGTATTCAAAGCCCCAGAGCTCGGAGGATTATTTGGAGTAACAGTATTTGATTGTGAAGATAGGATTCCAACAGAGGAATTCATGATTGCTGATGTTTTATCCTCACATCAAAGTAACTGTCGCATTTGGCCTCTGTTGGAGACTGTATTACTAGGACTTCATTTCTTTGACTATTTGTCTTACGTTCCTCCAGTAGGCAGCTGTGGTTTGGAAGTATATGTTGAACCAATAAGTTCACTATCATCAGAG ATAAGATTTGAATACACGAAAAAAGATAAATATCACATGCTAGCTTTAACTAGAAGACATCTCAATAAAGTCGAAATTCTTCAACAATGGAATATTGCTATTGCATATGATATAACAAGTTGGATTTCAGATACACTAAGAATTAAAGCAAGTAAAAGTAGTTCTCCCAATGAGAAAGTGATGAAG GTTTGTAttgaaggagaaagagagacgccaTGGGATTGGGACTTTTTGAGCACAAAACCAAGCGAACCTTCTTCTATTAAGCTCAATATAATCTGGGGCCCAGCAGATTCAGCAAAAGGAAAATGCAGTGGATCTTCGTTACTTATGCAATTAACTGGTGAAGTGACTGACGAGCAAATAGCAGACAGCAAAAAAGACATTTGGCCTTACAATGAATGCCAAGCTCAATCAAAAGACAAGACATTTGTGCCATATACCGAAGCTTGTTATGAAGCTTCTAGAGAAATGTCAACATTAAGAAAGTATAAAATATCCATTGCACATGAAAAT CTTCCAACCGAACTTTTAAAATTAGGTTGGAAATTGCGAGCGCTTTACGATTTAGTTGGGGGTAACAGTAGCAAAAAATCTCCTAATACAGATGAAATGGCAGTGGTTGCAACATTTCCAAAGGATTCTAGTAGCGgtgaattattattcaatggagaaaaaattaaaactgaATTCAGCAGTAGTTTTATAAATAGTATGCTGGTAAGAAGTAGACTTCACAAATACATGGATAGTCCATTTTTAAGATCTTTCTTCA GTACATGTATATTAACACCCAGTGCTATTAAATCATCAAATAACATTTCTCATACCTTTGAGCAagacaaagaaaaattgattatcgCTAGATGTGATGACAATAAGCCGAGATTTATATTATCTGCAGTTAATAAGGGTGATTTTGTTGAATTGACACTTGACGACGAGactgatagaataattttaGATTCTAATGGAGAAGGTGGTACTGTTCACAATCACACACATCCAGTTCCTGTAGTAAGAAACTTCGAATTTTCATACATTGGATCAAAATG GGTCAGGATGGATAAGAAAACTGTTGATCTAGTATTTGCGGAAATTTTGCTTTTTGTTCATTGGTCAAAAGAACAAGTGCTTCTATTTTATCCAAATTATATTCAAGAGTTTGTGTGTGGATATTGCACATTACAAGGTCCAAATACTGATGGACTTTATGACAAGCTTTAG
- the LOC100113661 gene encoding THUMP domain-containing protein 1 homolog isoform X2, with protein MRGFLCTCNFREKECVREAYNLLEEYSDKICALDDEQSNALDTETAVDASKQSEEVKKEEENETKSEKKEIPSKEPEENKEQSEDNKAETETEAPEKKEMDNDNDNEDDEDEDISTAFNKEINNLKAEAGKPLSKKKFQVVDTGVSNVVFIKSTVPDPLELVTAIVKDLHETKKQKARYMLRMLPISIVCKAYIDDIKVKADPLLERYFAQEPKTFAIVFNRHSNHSLHRNDVIEDLAKIILKKNPANKANLKNPDIAVVVEVIRAVCLISIAPEYFTYKKYNLLEICNQK; from the exons ATGAGAGGTTTTCTTTGCACATGCAATTTTCGTGAAAAGGAGTGTGTTCGTGAAGCTTATAATTTATTGGAAGAGTATTCGGACAAAATCTGTGCTTTAGATGACGAACAA TCTAATGCTCTAGATACAGAAACAGCGGTTGATGCCAGCAAGCAGAGTGAAGAAgtgaaaaaagaggaagaaaatgagactaaatccgagaaaaaagaaataccAAGCAAGGAACCTGAAGAGAACAAAGAACAGTCGGAGGATAACAAAGCTGAAACAGAAACAGAGGCTccagaaaaaaaggaaatggACAATGATAACGACAATGAGGATGATGAAGATGAAGATATTTCCACAGCTTTTAATAAGGAGATCAACAACTTGAAGGCAGAAGCAGGAAAACcattatctaaaaaaaaattccaa GTTGTCGATACTGGTGTAAGTAATGTTGTGTTTATTAAAAGTACCGTGCCAGATCCTTTAGAACTAGTAACAGCTATTGTCAAAGATCTTCATGAAACTAAGAAACAGAAAGCTAGATATATGTTACGAATGTTACCAATTTCTATAGTCTGTAAAGCTTATATCGATGATATAAAAGTTAAAGCAGACCCACTTTTAGAAAGGTATTTTGCACAAGAACCAAAAACGTTTGCTATAGTTTTTAA TCGACACAGTAATCATAGTTTACATAGGAATGATGTCATAGAAGATTTggctaaaattattttaaagaaaaatccaGCTAACAAAGCTAACTTAAAAAATCCGGATATTGCAGTTGTAGTTGAAGTTATAAGAGCAGTTTGCCTTATTTCTATTGCTCcagaatattttacatataaaaagtacaatcttctagaaatatgtaaccaaAAGTAG
- the LOC100113661 gene encoding THUMP domain-containing protein 1 homolog isoform X1, with the protein MEGKKKKRKNYFSNQGNDYKRKRLSLEPGMRGFLCTCNFREKECVREAYNLLEEYSDKICALDDEQSNALDTETAVDASKQSEEVKKEEENETKSEKKEIPSKEPEENKEQSEDNKAETETEAPEKKEMDNDNDNEDDEDEDISTAFNKEINNLKAEAGKPLSKKKFQVVDTGVSNVVFIKSTVPDPLELVTAIVKDLHETKKQKARYMLRMLPISIVCKAYIDDIKVKADPLLERYFAQEPKTFAIVFNRHSNHSLHRNDVIEDLAKIILKKNPANKANLKNPDIAVVVEVIRAVCLISIAPEYFTYKKYNLLEICNQK; encoded by the exons atggaaggtaaaaaaaagaaaaggaagaattatttttctaatcaaGGAAATGATTACAAGAGAAAACGTTTATCGTTGGAACCTGGAATGAGAGGTTTTCTTTGCACATGCAATTTTCGTGAAAAGGAGTGTGTTCGTGAAGCTTATAATTTATTGGAAGAGTATTCGGACAAAATCTGTGCTTTAGATGACGAACAA TCTAATGCTCTAGATACAGAAACAGCGGTTGATGCCAGCAAGCAGAGTGAAGAAgtgaaaaaagaggaagaaaatgagactaaatccgagaaaaaagaaataccAAGCAAGGAACCTGAAGAGAACAAAGAACAGTCGGAGGATAACAAAGCTGAAACAGAAACAGAGGCTccagaaaaaaaggaaatggACAATGATAACGACAATGAGGATGATGAAGATGAAGATATTTCCACAGCTTTTAATAAGGAGATCAACAACTTGAAGGCAGAAGCAGGAAAACcattatctaaaaaaaaattccaa GTTGTCGATACTGGTGTAAGTAATGTTGTGTTTATTAAAAGTACCGTGCCAGATCCTTTAGAACTAGTAACAGCTATTGTCAAAGATCTTCATGAAACTAAGAAACAGAAAGCTAGATATATGTTACGAATGTTACCAATTTCTATAGTCTGTAAAGCTTATATCGATGATATAAAAGTTAAAGCAGACCCACTTTTAGAAAGGTATTTTGCACAAGAACCAAAAACGTTTGCTATAGTTTTTAA TCGACACAGTAATCATAGTTTACATAGGAATGATGTCATAGAAGATTTggctaaaattattttaaagaaaaatccaGCTAACAAAGCTAACTTAAAAAATCCGGATATTGCAGTTGTAGTTGAAGTTATAAGAGCAGTTTGCCTTATTTCTATTGCTCcagaatattttacatataaaaagtacaatcttctagaaatatgtaaccaaAAGTAG